The following proteins come from a genomic window of Sorex araneus isolate mSorAra2 chromosome 1, mSorAra2.pri, whole genome shotgun sequence:
- the GIMAP8 gene encoding GTPase IMAP family member 8 has product MEMPAVPGDPEAAMGPGAVPRSRRSTREPGLRLLLLGKHGAGKSATGNSILGREAFASRFRVQAVTTECQSAHGTVRDTELVVIDTPDLFSSSVSAEAQRGHLERCAELSAPGPHALLLVIPIGNFKKEDAETFHRAKSRFGRETGKHSIVVFTRKDELGEDSLHEFVESDKALRALVQDCGGRYCAIDNKASGAERDAQVSELLCKVKGLVDQNGEQPYCLDLGNEHSELQDTMNERRDNSHGSEEMQLQSASSELAPETSELRVLLVGKHGAGKSTVGNRLLGEQAFDTGFSEEPMTTKFQSQSRVWENRNILIIDSPDISSPDSFKGQFQRTTRGGPHVILMVIPIGSFSKKDEDLLETLRKTFGTKVFEHMFILLTREEDRRQSTEMLKDRDDSLNSLLRKCKNKKFSNYKAVGEEEQQQVDQLLQELVILTQQNANKPCAMVKEDTLSIVLVGRGGTGKSATGNTILRRMAFPSQLSARSVTKTCQTGKEKWGEQEVVVVDTPSLLLVPNDSEGPSQLEEEVRRCSYYCEGNRILFVLVFQLGRFTQVDQSVLVQLEKIFGEKVKEYTIVLFTRKEDLGGDSIEDYLKNVDCKALKKTVEECGGRACAFSNRESGEAGETQVRDLLTMANELIKSHGGHGYPFILDEVTQRIKLMKSAQEKSKHKSQKQDSRNNFTEMVVNAPGRMKDYACKKLKTCKWRSTEHSQE; this is encoded by the exons ATGGAGATGCCGGCGGTCCCTGGGGATCCGGAGGCTGCCATGGGCCCGGGCGCAGTGCCCAG GAGCCGCCGGAGCACGCGGGAGCCGGGACTGAGGCTTCTCCTCCTGGGAAAACACGGCGCGGGGAAGAGTGCCACGGGGAACAGCATCCTGGGCCGGGAGGCGTTTGCGTCCAGATTCAGGGTGCAGGCGGTCACCACAGAGTGCCAGAGCGCGCACGGGACTGTGCGGGACACGGAGCTCGTGGTCATCGACACCCCCGACCTCTTCTCCTCGAGCGTCAGCGCCGAGGCCCAGCGTGGCCACCTCGAGCGCTGCGCGGAGCTCTCAGCTCCCGGCCCCCACGCGCTGCTTCTGGTCATCCCCATCGGCAACTTCAAGAAAGAGGACGCGGAAACCTTCCATCGCGCCAAGTCCAGGTTTGGACGGGAGACCGGGAAGCATAGCATCGTGGTCTTCACCAGGAAGGATGAGTTGGGGGAGGACTCCCTGCATGAGTTCGTGGAGAGCGACAAGGCCCTAAGGGCGCTGGTGCAGGACTGCGGGGGCCGGTACTGCGCTATCGACAACAAGGCCTCGGGGGCGGAGAGGGACGCGCAGGTGTCCGAGCTCCTCTGCAAGGTAAAGGGTCTGGTGGACCAGAACGGAGAACAGCCCTATTGCCTGGACCTCGGAAACGAGCACAGTGAATTGCAG GATACCATGAATGAAAGACGTGACAATTCACATG GGTCCGAGGAGATGCAGCTGCAGTCGGCCAGCAGTGAGCTAGCCCCCGAGACATCAGAACTGAGGGTCCTGCTGGTGGGCAAGCACGGCGCGGGAAAAAGCACAGTCGGAAATCGCCTTCTGGGGGAGCAGGCCTTTGACACCGGATTCAGTGAAGAACCCATGACCACAAAATTTCAGTCTCAGAGTAGAGTCTGGGAAAATAGGAACATTTTGATCATCGATTCTCCAGACATCTCATCTCCAGATAGTTTTAAGGGGCAGTTTCAGAGAACCACACGTGGGGGCCCCCATGTCATCCTGATGGTGATTCCAATCGGCTCATTTTCCAAGAAAGATGAAGATCTGCTGGAAACCCTTCGAAAAACTTTTGGAACCAAAGTCTTTGAGCACATGTTCATTCTCCTCACCAGGGAAGAAGATAGACGTCAGAGTACAGAAATGTTAAAAGATAGAGATGATTCTCTCAATAGTCTCCTCAggaagtgtaaaaataaaaaattctccaACTACAAAGCAGTGGGGGAGGAGGAACAGCAGCAGGTGGATCAGCTCCTGCAAGAACTCGTGATTCTGACGCAGCAGAATGCGAATAAGCCATGTGCCATGGTAAAGGAAG ataccctgagcattgtccttgtggggaggggcgggactGGGAAGAGCGCAACTGGAAACACCATCCTCAGGCGGATGGCGTTCCCctcacagctcagtgctcggTCGGTTACCAAGACCTGCCAGACCGGCAAGGAGAAGTGGGGGGAACAGGAAGTAGTGGTTGTGGACACGCCTTCCCTCCTCCTGGTACCCAACGACTCCGAGGGTCCATCCCAGCTAGAAGAGGAGGTAAGACGCTGTTCGTATTACTGTGAAGGGAACAGGATTCTCTTTGTCCTGGTGTTCCAGTTGGGAAGGTTCACTCAAGTGGATCAAAGTGTTTTGGTGCAGTTAGAGAAAATCTTTGGAGAGAAAGTTAAGGAATACACAATTGTGCTGTTCACTCGGAAGGAAGATCTAGGGGGTGACAGCATTGAAGATTACCTTAAGAATGTAGATTGCAAAGCTCTTAAGAAGACTGTTGAAGAGTGTGGAGGGCGAGCTTGTGCCTTTAGTAACAGAGAGTCAGGTGAAGCTGGGGAAACCCAGGTGAGAGATCTGCTGACAATGGCCAATGAACTGATAAAGAGCCATGGCGGGCATGGATATCCTTTTATTTTGGATGAGGTTACCCAAAGAATTAAACTCATGAAAAGTGCTCAGGAAAAGTCCAAACACAAATCTCAGAAACAGGATTCAAGAAATAATTTCACAGAGATGGTCGTAAATGCACCAGGTAGAATGAAAGACTACGCTTGTAAGAAGCTCAAGACCTGTAAATGGCGatccactgagcacagccaggagtga